In Thalassophryne amazonica chromosome 14, fThaAma1.1, whole genome shotgun sequence, one DNA window encodes the following:
- the rgcc gene encoding regulator of cell cycle RGCC, whose translation MKSPKLTARAKPLEEQEDLSEVLGEFDAVIEDFTSPVEKQHFRYDEHLKTMKRRSSASISDSGISDTESADSLNRNSFSFSDERLNSPTVFSPTPISPPPMSPRAKLGDTKELEDFIADLDRTLEGM comes from the exons ATGAAGTCTCCAAAGCTGACAGCTcgag CAAAGCCACTGGAGGAGCAGGAGGACCTGAGCGAGGTGCTCGGCGAGTTTGACGCCGTCATTGAGGATTTCACATCGCCGGTGGAGAAGCAGCACTTCAGGTACGACGAGCACCTGAAGACCATGAAGAGAAGAAGCAGCGCCAGCATCAGCGACAGCGGCATCAGCGACACCGAGA gtgctgATTCTCTGAACAGAAACAGCTTCAGCTTCAGCGACGAGAGGCTGAACTCACCCACTGTCTTCTCCCCGACCCCCATCTCACCTCCTCCAATGTCACCCAGAG CTAAACTGGGTGACACAAAAGAACTGGAGGACTTCATCGCTGACCTTGACAGGACTTTAGAGG gcATGTGA